In Heteronotia binoei isolate CCM8104 ecotype False Entrance Well chromosome 5, APGP_CSIRO_Hbin_v1, whole genome shotgun sequence, the DNA window TAACCACAATAAATCAGTGACTCAAGCTGTCGCATGGGAAGCATACCAACAGCTCCTGTAGCTCGTTCCGGAAAGACCAAGGGTGGATAGATCACAGGCTCCACCAGGAAGTCATGCTGGAAGTCCAAGAAGAAGTTTCTATTCAAAACGCAATAGCCAACGACAGGCCAATAGCCAGAAAATTTCGTTTATGGGGGGGGCcacggggaaaaatttttggatggagggccccccccggcggcccccactctctccaccgcCATTTCTGTCCCCACGGCGGTGGCGGCCCCATCCCCCTCCGCGcgaaacctccccctcccacccacctactCACCCACCAACCGGGCGAAAGAGTAAAGAGCTGATCGCTTTGGAAAGCCGGCTTCGGAGCAACTTTTCGGCCGATCATGTGATGGGGGGGgcgccttgcaagagccccaggagcccgctctttactCTTTTGCCCGGTTGGTGGGTGAgtaagtgggtgggagggaggaggaggtttcGCACAGAGGGAGGTGGGGCCACCTGAGCCGCGGGGACAAAAGTGGCAGCAGAGAGTgggggctggggaaaggaggggccacaaaGGTCTGAGGGAGGGTTGGGTGAGGGGGGCATGCCCCCCCTGCCCTccctgtggctacgggcctggccaGCCAGCTACAATTATATGAGAATACATTATAATAAGCCCTGAAATTCTTGGAGCACAGAGTATGAATGGTTCTCTTTAAAAGCCATCTATTCATCACACTTACCACAATAAGAAGGTCCTCTAAATACACTCTTATCAAAATTTAGAAGGAGTCCAAGCTCTCAAAGACCCAATTTCAAACGTTTTTGCAAAACATTGTCAAGCTGCCTCATTACAATGAACCGAAGAGGTCTGTTGGCAATGCAAGCTTAACTGATTAATTAATTGTTTGCAACTGTATCTTAAGTGAACCATGCAGTAAAACGTATCGAACTTCTTTTTAACAGTTAGCCCTCACTAACTTAAAAATGCATTGAGCTGTAAGTCTAGATGGTAAACGTTCTGACAATTAGCTGTCGGTATCTTACAGTAAGCATAAGACTTTTTGACAGATGGCTGTCAGTATTTTGAGGTGCCCCAGGAAGGATCTGAAAAATACTTATTAAAAGGTACTTGTTAAAAAACTGTCAGCTGCCAATATCTTAGAGTGCAGAGTGCAATATGActcaaaggaaggagaaggagatggagattGGATTACATCCCACCTTTCAGTCAGAGCCTCTGAGCGGTTTACATTCTCCTGCACTtcttctccctgcaacagacactctgtgaggcaggcgggactgagagagctctgacagaaactgctcttgagagaacagttctgaagaCATCTGTCTGGTTCTGCAGCCCACAGTGATTTATCCATTCTTGGCCTTTCTGGAACAAGCTACAGCAGGTGTTTGAATGCTTCCCACACAGTGGCTTGTTCTTTATAGTGAATTGTTTCTATACAGTTCTGGCTTGATTGCAGTGTAAATATTTCCTGTGGTTTTTTGTAAACCTTATAAAAGTATTCACTGAATAGTTCGGTTTGTTCACACTTTATATGATTATTAAAGAAATTATACCATACAAACTATTTATCAGGTCATGACATCCTATACATATAAAAGCCATTTTGTGGCGGCAAAATGGAGCACCCTTATTTGTTGGGGCTGTGGTGTAttaacctttggcctgtcaaaccatcaatcaaggtaTGTTgtattccattggctgagggcaggaggAGGatggaaacagccacagaaaccTTAACAGAAAGCTCCTGGGCCTTCCTGCTGAGTGTGTAAAAAGAAGGGAATTGAGcagagcccctctgtttgtttggagctgctctgcttttgttttcctgttagtctcaataagttggttgaaatacagcagatagttacattcagaAGTTCTGGTGAGTATAGGGGAATGGCATTgctgtattttttggggggatggggaAGTCTTTCAGCTCCACcaacaaagtccccaggtattttctgagttggacctggcagccttacAGTCAAGCTTGTTAGTAAAAggctgggggaggaggccctttccagacctattttggcttgtgagggagaactcatttggACCAGTTttggctagggctgccagttccagggaaggtcctggagattttgtggtggagtctacagaagccagactttggggaggggaaaggccccaGCTAAAtagaatgccctagagtccaccctccaaagaagttattttctccatggggaaagagatctgttgtctggagttcaattgtgatacCAGGATATCTTCAGCCTCTTCCTGGACGTTTCctactctaggcctggcagcaccctctgagtgacttgatgccacctgactggcatgacttaactaggcctggctgcctcctcctgttcaggaaaaaaaaactgtgatgtactggctaagaACATTTAGCAAGTTTAAATAACTCGGTTTTACAGGCACTGCGGAACTGCAGCAGGTACCGTGGGGCCCTGATGTTATCAGGTAAGGCATTCCACAGGGCAGGAGCTATTACTGAGAACACTCTGGCTCCAGTGGTAGACagtcgagcttctttcggtccggggatcttaaggagatgtTGGGACCCTgaacgaagtgctctctgggggacatatggggagaggtgtgCTAATCTGATCTCTCTCATTATTCTAGCAGCTGATGGTCAGAGGAATGAGGAAGGTGAGGAACTTCATCCAGAATTGCCAGATGAAGATAATAATGACTTGAAAGGCAGCATCTGGAATCAAGGCAGCcttaagagaaagaaagacagccattttgttgagaagagagatggaagaAAGCATAATGTACGTTTTCCAAAACACAATGTTATGAAGATGAGTAAATCCATTCAGTTTGGAAAGCACTTCAAATATAGATCACAGCTTTTTGGGAACCGAAGAATACAAAGaggagaaaaaccttttgaatgctcagagtgtggaaagaaattcactcagaatggcagtcttcaagtgcacaaaagaatccacacaggggagaaaccatttgaatgctcacagtgtgggaagaaattcagttaTAGTAACAGTCTTCAATATcataaaagaacccacacaggggagaaaccttttcagtgttcagagtgtggaaagagattgactCATAGTAGCAGTCTTAAAGTgcataaaagaacccacacaggggagaaaacttttgaatgctcagaatgtggaaagagatttggtcggagtggccatcttaaaaaccataaaagaacccatacaggggagaaaccttttgaatgctcagagtgtgggaagagattcagtcaacgCTACAGTCTCCAAAAGcataaaaaaacccacacaggggacaaaATTTTTGAACATTCAGAGAGTGAaatgagattcagtcagagtagccatcttcaaaaTCATAAAAGAACTTACACAAGGGAGAAactgtttgaatgctcagagtgtgggaagagattcagtacacATAGGAATCTTAAAGtgcatcaaagaaaccacacaggggacaaaccttttgaatgctcagagtgcaggaagagattcagtacacgtagccatcttcagtatcatcaaagaacccacacaggggacaaaccttttgaatgctcagaatgtggaaagagattcaatattaattccagtcttcaaaggcatcaaagaagccacaccggggagaaaccttttgaatgctcagagtgtggaaagagatataCTACAAGCCGCTATCTAAaatatcatcaaagaacccacacaggagagaaactgtTTCAgttctcagagtgtggaaaaaaatTCAGCATGAGTAGCtatcttcaatatcatcaaagaaccaacacaggggagaaaccctttgaatgtttagagtgtgggaagagattcagtcgaagtggcagtcttcaaaagcataaaGGAACTCattcaggggagaaaccttttgagtgctcagagtgtggaaagagatttagtcagagtaGCTATCTCCAAGACCACAGAAGAACCCACACCggagagaagccctttgaatgctcagagtgtgggaaaaaatTCAGCCATAGTCACGGTCTTCGATATCAtaaaagaacccatacaggggagaaaccttttgaatgctcagagtgtgggaagagattcattcaCAGTGGCATTCTTCGGAAGCataaaagaactcacacaggggagaaaccgtttgaatgctcagagtgtggaaagag includes these proteins:
- the LOC132571716 gene encoding oocyte zinc finger protein XlCOF6-like, with the protein product MKMSKSIQFGKHFKYRSQLFGNRRIQRGEKPFECSECGKKFTQNGSLQVHKRIHTGEKPFECSQCGKKFSYSNSLQYHKRTHTGEKPFQCSECGKRLTHSSSLKVHKRTHTGEKTFECSECGKRFGRSGHLKNHKRTHTGEKPFECSECGKRFSQRYSLQKHKKTHTGDKIFEHSESEMRFSQSSHLQNHKRTYTREKLFECSECGKRFSTHRNLKVHQRNHTGDKPFECSECRKRFSTRSHLQYHQRTHTGDKPFECSECGKRFNINSSLQRHQRSHTGEKPFECSECGKRYTTSRYLKYHQRTHTGEKLFQFSECGKKFSMSSYLQYHQRTNTGEKPFECLECGKRFSRSGSLQKHKGTHSGEKPFECSECGKRFSQSSYLQDHRRTHTGEKPFECSECGKKFSHSHGLRYHKRTHTGEKPFECSECGKRFIHSGILRKHKRTHTGEKPFECSECGKRFGQSCHLQDHKRTHTGEKPFECLECGKRFRQSSNLRVHERTHKGRNVLNAQSVGRDAVTVAVFKSTKKPTQKTNLMNSQSVGKD